A stretch of Paenibacillus sp. URB8-2 DNA encodes these proteins:
- a CDS encoding sensor domain-containing diguanylate cyclase: MSEQKANGHTDIHVLIRNAQMPEWNSEDPAEWLRKMDVNRHDFPYAEGLIADSFHEWYKRGSAMSFAESWRWCVFDYSGKWLAGSGGVSEPDNPLWEQVAAVSLRSARECTLQIEENGVETAFFVTPMSTRSKGEIFSLFGCAMPAEHFAKGGRNAAEGMARHYATCFYRQFEHMFVADLASVHIHAKRESSRRSLLFQIVQRMHDNIDVDAVLTEVIASISTMYPDVRLTLYMSQDHRSAHPQVKPLPLDLDEEDVRIKAFKDGSTAMRSYSEADKLVEIGLPLGGKQGVYGVFHLVMRNPAHPEVDMPFLSMVASTAGTAFENAKLYERSNQIIRELRMTNELTRRLNQSLRLSETFEAAFEELIKMFETDYCCILHYNEERGGLEAVACNYPGLINEIIEIDRGIGGKVYASGETVIISEYAEQSGAKSKLMDFTESQSLIATPLSVGGEVRGAIMLAHREPHYFSYDNFRLLQAMAGHIGLAVGNALLHAEVHRLANRDSLTGLYARHYLDQSIKEKQSGDICGTLVVVDIDHFKSVNDTYGHQKGDLILKQVSDILRLSIRQGDLAARWGGEELAVYLPQLGAEQAYSVAERIRERVQQETEPPVTVSCGIAEWNSTDEDKASVDSLFYRADMALYEAKNKGRNKIMIDRNTAEVRSQN, encoded by the coding sequence ATGTCAGAGCAGAAAGCTAATGGTCATACGGATATCCATGTGCTGATACGAAACGCCCAGATGCCGGAATGGAACTCCGAAGATCCCGCCGAGTGGCTCAGGAAGATGGACGTCAATCGACATGACTTTCCTTACGCCGAAGGCTTGATTGCGGACAGTTTTCATGAATGGTATAAGCGAGGCTCCGCGATGTCTTTTGCGGAATCGTGGAGATGGTGCGTATTTGATTATTCAGGCAAATGGCTGGCGGGCAGCGGCGGAGTCAGTGAGCCGGACAACCCTTTGTGGGAGCAGGTCGCAGCCGTCAGTCTGAGATCGGCAAGGGAGTGTACGCTTCAGATTGAAGAGAATGGAGTGGAAACAGCTTTTTTTGTGACGCCTATGAGTACGCGGTCCAAAGGGGAGATATTTTCCCTGTTCGGCTGCGCGATGCCCGCGGAGCATTTTGCCAAGGGCGGACGCAATGCCGCCGAAGGGATGGCCCGGCATTATGCCACATGCTTTTATAGGCAATTTGAACATATGTTTGTAGCCGATCTAGCAAGCGTACATATTCATGCGAAACGAGAAAGCAGCCGCCGCTCGCTGCTGTTCCAGATTGTGCAGCGGATGCATGACAACATCGATGTCGATGCCGTGCTGACGGAAGTGATTGCCAGCATTTCCACAATGTATCCGGACGTGCGGCTGACGCTCTACATGTCACAGGATCATCGGAGCGCGCATCCGCAGGTCAAGCCGCTTCCGCTAGACCTGGACGAGGAGGATGTCCGGATTAAGGCATTCAAAGACGGCAGCACGGCCATGCGGTCATATAGTGAGGCTGACAAGCTTGTAGAGATTGGCCTGCCGCTCGGCGGCAAGCAGGGCGTATACGGCGTGTTTCATCTCGTCATGCGCAATCCGGCCCACCCGGAGGTAGACATGCCTTTTCTGTCCATGGTGGCGAGCACGGCGGGAACCGCGTTTGAGAACGCCAAGCTGTACGAGCGGTCCAACCAGATCATCCGGGAACTGCGGATGACCAATGAGCTGACCCGGCGCCTGAATCAAAGCCTGCGGCTGAGCGAGACGTTCGAGGCGGCTTTTGAAGAATTGATAAAAATGTTCGAGACCGATTACTGCTGCATCCTGCATTATAACGAGGAGAGGGGCGGACTTGAGGCGGTCGCCTGCAATTATCCCGGCCTGATCAATGAAATCATTGAAATCGACAGAGGAATTGGCGGGAAGGTGTACGCCTCCGGCGAAACGGTCATCATTTCCGAATATGCGGAACAGTCTGGGGCGAAGTCCAAACTGATGGATTTTACGGAGTCGCAGTCGCTTATCGCCACTCCGCTCAGCGTAGGCGGTGAAGTGCGGGGAGCGATTATGCTGGCCCACAGGGAACCGCACTATTTCTCCTATGATAATTTCAGGCTGCTTCAAGCTATGGCCGGGCATATCGGTCTCGCCGTGGGCAATGCGCTCCTGCACGCCGAGGTGCACCGGCTCGCGAACAGGGATTCTTTGACCGGGCTGTATGCAAGGCATTATCTCGACCAGTCCATCAAAGAGAAGCAGAGCGGCGATATCTGCGGCACCCTTGTCGTTGTCGATATCGATCATTTTAAATCGGTAAACGATACATACGGCCATCAGAAAGGCGACCTTATTCTCAAGCAGGTGAGCGACATCTTGCGTTTGTCCATTCGCCAGGGAGATTTGGCCGCAAGGTGGGGCGGCGAAGAGCTGGCGGTCTATCTGCCGCAGCTCGGCGCCGAGCAGGCCTATTCTGTGGCGGAACGGATACGGGAGCGGGTTCAGCAAGAGACGGAACCGCCCGTTACCGTCTCCTGCGGCATTGCGGAGTGGAACTCGACGGATGAGGACAAGGCGAGCGTGGACTCTCTTTTTTACAGGGCGGACATGGCCTTGTACGAGGCAAAGAACAAAGGCCGCAACAAAATTATGATAGACCGCAATACGGCGGAGGTTCGGAGCCAAAATTGA
- a CDS encoding aminopeptidase, whose translation MKDPRIQKLAENLVGYSVNVQPGENVLVEMVGSERDLVKAIVEEIGKAGGHAFVQLIDRTVLRSMLMTATEEGLRTWAEIDLNRMKQMQGYIGIRAGENVNDLADVPEEKMRLYNSLYSHPVHSEQRVKHTKWVVLRYPNASMAQLANTSTEAFEDFYFNVCNLDYANMDKAQEPLSELMRKTDKVRITGPGTDISFSIKGIGAQKCSGHRNIPDGEVYSAPVRDSVNGTISYNAATLYNGITFENIKFTFENGKIVEATSNDTARLNEILDSDEGARHIGEFAIGFNPYILHPMKDILFDEKIAGSLHFTPGQAYEVTDNGNRSSIHWDLVLIQRPEYGGGEIYFDDRLIRKDGLFVIPELEALNPEHLK comes from the coding sequence ATGAAAGATCCCCGAATTCAGAAGTTGGCCGAAAATCTGGTCGGCTACTCCGTAAACGTACAACCGGGAGAGAACGTGCTGGTAGAAATGGTCGGCAGCGAACGCGATCTGGTTAAAGCTATCGTAGAGGAAATCGGAAAGGCCGGAGGCCATGCGTTTGTGCAGCTAATCGACCGTACCGTGCTGCGCAGCATGCTTATGACTGCGACTGAGGAAGGCCTGCGTACATGGGCTGAAATCGATTTGAACCGTATGAAGCAAATGCAGGGCTATATCGGCATCCGCGCCGGCGAGAATGTCAACGACTTGGCCGACGTCCCTGAAGAGAAGATGCGTCTCTACAATTCGCTGTATTCCCATCCTGTACATAGTGAGCAGAGGGTGAAGCATACGAAATGGGTGGTTCTCAGGTATCCGAACGCCAGTATGGCACAGCTTGCCAACACGTCCACGGAAGCGTTTGAGGATTTCTACTTCAACGTCTGCAACCTGGATTACGCCAATATGGATAAAGCCCAGGAACCGCTCTCGGAGCTCATGAGAAAGACGGACAAAGTGCGGATCACAGGGCCGGGAACAGATATTTCCTTCTCAATTAAAGGCATCGGCGCCCAGAAGTGCTCTGGTCATCGAAACATTCCGGACGGCGAAGTTTACAGCGCGCCCGTGCGCGATTCGGTTAACGGCACGATCAGCTATAACGCGGCTACGTTGTACAACGGGATCACGTTTGAGAATATCAAATTCACTTTCGAGAATGGCAAAATTGTCGAAGCGACCAGTAACGATACCGCCCGTCTTAACGAGATTCTGGATTCGGACGAAGGAGCGCGCCATATCGGAGAATTCGCCATCGGCTTCAATCCGTACATTCTGCATCCGATGAAAGATATTTTGTTTGATGAAAAAATCGCCGGCAGCCTTCATTTTACGCCGGGTCAGGCGTATGAGGTGACCGACAACGGCAACCGTTCCTCCATCCATTGGGACCTTGTGCTGATCCAGCGGCCGGAATACGGCGGCGGGGAAATTTATTTCGACGACAGACTCATCCGTAAAGACGGCCTGTTTGTTATTCCGGAGCTTGAAGCTCTCAACCCGGAGCATTTGAAATAG
- a CDS encoding HPr family phosphocarrier protein gives MSTNGNNAAIVEIAQTASKFASSIVLQADNKYIDVKSILGLFTTLVASQNYELHVHGADAEEAKKAMTDVFAKHGLKFTVVEE, from the coding sequence ATGTCCACAAACGGTAACAATGCAGCAATCGTGGAAATTGCACAAACGGCGAGCAAATTTGCTTCATCGATCGTTCTTCAGGCTGACAACAAGTACATTGACGTAAAAAGTATTCTCGGTTTGTTCACGACTCTGGTAGCGAGCCAGAATTATGAACTGCATGTGCACGGAGCGGATGCCGAAGAAGCGAAGAAGGCAATGACCGATGTTTTTGCCAAGCACGGCTTGAAATTTACAGTTGTAGAAGAGTAA